Proteins from a genomic interval of Campylobacter concisus:
- a CDS encoding phosphoglycerate kinase yields the protein MSEILSINDLELDGAKVFVRCDFNVPMDEFLNITDDRRIRSAIPTIRYCLDNGCSVVLASHLGRPKNGFEEKFSLRGVAKRLSRLLDRDVIFAEDIIGADAKAKVAALKPGEILLLENLRFEKGETKNDEALADELAKYGEFYINDAFGVCHRAHSSVEAITKFYDEKHKAAGFLLQKEINFAQNLIKHPSRPFVAVVGGSKVSGKLQALHNLLPRVDKLIIGGGMAFTFLKSLGENIGNSLLEEELIEDARQILQKGKELGVKIYLPVDVVAAQTFSAESAVKYVPAQEIPNGWMGLDIGPASIRLFKEVIADAQTIWWNGPMGVFEMDKFSKGSIKMSHAIIDTHATTVVGGGDTADVVERAGDADEMTFISTGGGASLELIEGKELPGIKPLRKAME from the coding sequence ATGAGTGAAATTTTATCGATCAACGATCTTGAGCTAGACGGCGCAAAGGTATTTGTTAGGTGCGATTTTAACGTGCCGATGGACGAGTTTTTAAACATCACCGACGACCGCCGTATCCGCTCGGCGATACCAACGATCCGCTACTGCCTAGATAACGGCTGCAGCGTGGTTTTGGCTAGCCACCTAGGACGTCCGAAAAACGGCTTTGAGGAGAAATTTTCGCTGCGAGGCGTGGCAAAGAGGCTTTCAAGGCTGCTTGATAGAGACGTGATATTTGCCGAGGACATAATAGGCGCGGACGCCAAAGCCAAAGTCGCCGCGCTAAAACCTGGCGAAATTTTGCTTCTTGAAAATTTACGCTTTGAAAAGGGCGAGACCAAAAACGACGAGGCGCTAGCCGACGAGCTCGCAAAGTACGGCGAATTTTACATCAACGACGCGTTTGGCGTCTGCCACAGGGCGCATAGCTCGGTCGAGGCGATCACTAAATTTTACGACGAGAAGCATAAGGCGGCGGGATTTTTACTACAAAAAGAGATAAATTTCGCTCAAAATTTGATAAAACATCCATCCCGCCCATTTGTCGCAGTTGTGGGTGGCTCAAAGGTTAGTGGCAAACTTCAAGCCCTGCATAACCTTCTGCCACGCGTAGATAAACTGATAATTGGCGGTGGCATGGCATTTACATTTTTAAAATCACTTGGTGAAAACATCGGAAATTCGCTCCTTGAAGAAGAGCTCATCGAAGATGCAAGGCAAATTTTACAAAAAGGCAAAGAGCTGGGTGTAAAAATTTACTTGCCAGTAGATGTAGTCGCTGCTCAGACATTTTCGGCTGAAAGCGCCGTAAAATACGTCCCAGCTCAAGAGATCCCAAATGGCTGGATGGGGCTTGACATCGGACCAGCATCGATCAGGCTATTTAAAGAGGTCATCGCCGATGCTCAAACCATCTGGTGGAACGGACCTATGGGCGTTTTTGAGATGGATAAATTTAGCAAAGGTAGCATCAAAATGAGCCACGCCATTATCGACACTCACGCAACTACGGTCGTTGGCGGCGGCGATACGGCTGATGTGGTCGAGCGTGCGGGAGACGCCGACGAGATGACCTTTATCTCGACTGGAGGCGGCGCGAGTCTGGAGCTCATCGAGGGCAAAGAGCTACCCGGCATAAAACCGCTTAGAAAGGCTATGGAGTGA
- the gap gene encoding type I glyceraldehyde-3-phosphate dehydrogenase: MSVKVAINGFGRIGRCAARIILERDDVELVAINDTATRDMTRYLLKYDSVHGEFKQDVKVISDDFIEVNGKKIRVFSTRDLNELSYAEYGTDVVLECTGKFLTTEKCEPYLARGVKKVVMSAPAKDDTATFVVGVNDDKYAGEAIVSNASCTTNGLAPVAKVLNDKFGIVKGLMTTIHAYTNGQSLVDVKAKDFRRSRAAALNIGPTTTGAAKAIAKVLPELSGKLHGQAVRVPVANVSMVDLTAVLKRPASKEEINEAFRTAAESNLKGILFVDDDYRVSSDFCTSAYSSIVASDTTQVIADDMVKVFAWYDNEWGYSTRLVDLAKIVATK, from the coding sequence ATGTCAGTTAAAGTAGCAATAAACGGCTTCGGGCGTATCGGCAGGTGCGCTGCTCGTATTATTTTAGAGCGAGACGACGTTGAGCTTGTCGCTATCAATGACACGGCGACGCGCGACATGACGCGCTATCTGCTCAAATACGACAGCGTGCACGGCGAATTTAAGCAAGACGTTAAGGTGATAAGCGACGATTTTATAGAAGTAAACGGCAAAAAGATAAGAGTTTTTTCAACAAGAGATCTAAACGAGCTTAGCTACGCAGAATACGGCACAGACGTAGTTTTGGAGTGTACGGGCAAGTTTTTAACCACTGAAAAATGCGAGCCCTATCTAGCTCGCGGCGTCAAAAAAGTCGTTATGAGCGCTCCGGCAAAAGACGACACGGCTACGTTCGTAGTTGGCGTAAATGACGATAAATACGCAGGTGAAGCGATCGTCTCAAACGCAAGCTGCACTACAAACGGCCTAGCTCCAGTTGCAAAGGTGCTAAATGATAAATTTGGTATCGTAAAGGGGCTGATGACCACGATCCACGCCTATACAAACGGCCAAAGCCTAGTAGATGTAAAAGCTAAAGACTTCCGCCGCTCACGCGCTGCAGCGCTAAATATCGGACCTACGACCACCGGAGCTGCAAAAGCGATCGCTAAAGTGCTCCCCGAGCTAAGCGGCAAACTACACGGCCAAGCAGTGCGCGTGCCAGTGGCAAACGTCTCGATGGTTGATCTAACGGCGGTTTTAAAAAGACCAGCTAGCAAAGAGGAGATAAACGAGGCGTTTAGAACGGCTGCGGAGTCAAATTTAAAGGGAATTTTATTTGTCGATGACGATTATAGAGTTAGCAGTGACTTTTGCACGAGCGCATACAGCAGTATCGTAGCTAGCGACACGACGCAGGTCATCGCTGATGATATGGTAAAGGTCTTTGCATGGTACGACAACGAGTGGGGCTACTCGACAAGGCTTGTGGACCTAGCTAAGATCGTAGCTACAAAGTAA